In Actinomadura citrea, a single window of DNA contains:
- a CDS encoding ABC transporter permease produces the protein MRAVWQAARFAVRRRRLQTTIITLVLLVSTGTVVLALGLLATVDGPYDKAFARQHGAHLTVSYDPAKATAAQVAASASRPGVTAAGGPYRSQVVNIPEETDRTRPGLLPPGPFTVTERTGRADDPVDRLTLRSGRWAGAPGEIVLGTDYARFPFDPIGKKVTFGDGRTFTIVGIGRSITRSSQAWVAPGQLTAPDGLQMLYRLADPATPPGAVTAGLPATASQSYLVSRQQATEAGTTVIPFLIAFGIAGLLVAVLVIANVVSGAVVSGFRHIGVLKSLGFTPAQVTGVYLVMIAIPGVLGSLIGIAAGNVLAGTVTTTLGDSFDLPTATGVSPWVDVLAFTGVLAVAVVTALVPAVRAGRIPTAVAVSAGAATRRGRALRVQRALARTRLSRPVSLGLGLPFARPGRTALTVTAVAFGVAAVTFAAGLNRSLSAYLADAELTETVHVLVPVDGGRPVSLAGRPGTAKVAVTRFEQVHVPGFDRPVQVKAYQGDVTDRHGYRMVHGRWLGGPGEAVVGDPFLKTGGKKVGDTVVVTADGRKAALRIVGTALVDGGDTVLTDWASLTSLVDRGKPAASPRSSGPRSGMVTSLLEVTLTPGTSPEHYAAALRADGVPAEPAAEGIESGQVILLGLLTLLTLGLTTVAGLGVFNTVILNTQDRARDFGVLKSLGATPRQVLTVVLASMAVLGLVGGLIGLPLGLAAHHVVLPAMADTGGLILPYGLMETFPWPLMLLSVLAGIAIALLGALIPAGRASRIKTAAALRSE, from the coding sequence GTGAGGGCGGTGTGGCAGGCCGCGCGGTTCGCGGTGCGGCGGCGCAGGCTGCAGACGACCATCATCACGCTGGTGCTGCTGGTGTCGACCGGGACGGTCGTGCTCGCGCTGGGCCTGCTCGCCACCGTGGACGGCCCGTACGACAAGGCGTTCGCGCGGCAGCACGGCGCACATCTGACGGTCTCCTACGACCCCGCGAAGGCGACGGCCGCGCAGGTCGCGGCGTCGGCGTCCCGGCCGGGCGTGACGGCGGCGGGCGGCCCGTACCGCTCGCAGGTCGTCAACATCCCGGAGGAGACCGACCGGACGCGTCCGGGGCTGCTCCCGCCCGGCCCCTTCACGGTCACCGAGCGGACCGGCCGCGCCGACGACCCGGTCGACCGCCTGACGCTCAGGAGCGGCCGCTGGGCCGGCGCGCCCGGCGAGATCGTGCTGGGCACCGACTACGCGCGGTTCCCGTTCGACCCGATCGGGAAAAAGGTGACCTTCGGCGACGGGCGGACCTTCACCATCGTCGGAATCGGCCGGTCGATCACCCGGTCCTCCCAGGCGTGGGTGGCGCCCGGGCAGCTGACCGCCCCGGACGGCCTCCAGATGCTCTACCGGCTCGCCGACCCGGCCACCCCGCCCGGCGCGGTCACCGCCGGGCTGCCGGCGACCGCGAGCCAGAGCTATCTCGTCTCCCGGCAGCAGGCCACCGAGGCCGGAACGACCGTCATCCCGTTCCTGATCGCGTTCGGGATCGCCGGGCTGCTCGTCGCGGTGCTCGTCATCGCCAACGTGGTCAGCGGCGCCGTCGTGTCGGGGTTCCGGCACATCGGCGTCCTCAAGTCCCTCGGCTTCACCCCCGCGCAGGTCACCGGCGTCTACCTGGTGATGATCGCGATACCCGGGGTGCTGGGAAGCCTGATCGGAATCGCCGCGGGCAACGTCCTGGCGGGGACGGTCACCACCACGCTGGGCGACTCGTTCGACCTGCCGACCGCCACCGGCGTCTCGCCCTGGGTGGACGTCCTGGCCTTCACGGGCGTGCTCGCGGTCGCCGTCGTCACCGCGCTGGTGCCGGCCGTCCGGGCCGGGCGGATCCCGACGGCGGTCGCGGTCAGCGCGGGCGCCGCGACGCGGCGGGGCCGGGCCCTGCGGGTGCAGCGGGCGCTGGCCCGGACGCGGCTGTCGCGCCCGGTCAGCCTGGGCCTGGGCCTGCCGTTCGCCCGGCCGGGCCGTACCGCGCTGACCGTCACCGCCGTCGCGTTCGGAGTGGCGGCGGTGACGTTCGCCGCCGGCCTCAACCGGTCCCTCAGCGCCTACCTCGCCGACGCGGAGCTCACCGAGACCGTCCACGTCCTGGTCCCCGTCGACGGCGGACGGCCGGTCTCACTGGCCGGGCGGCCCGGAACCGCCAAGGTCGCGGTCACGCGCTTCGAGCAGGTCCACGTGCCGGGGTTCGACCGGCCGGTGCAGGTCAAGGCCTACCAGGGGGACGTCACCGACCGGCACGGCTACCGGATGGTGCACGGCCGCTGGCTCGGCGGGCCGGGTGAGGCCGTCGTGGGCGACCCGTTCCTGAAGACCGGCGGCAAGAAGGTCGGCGACACCGTCGTCGTGACCGCGGACGGCAGGAAGGCCGCACTGCGGATCGTCGGGACGGCGCTCGTGGACGGCGGCGACACCGTCCTCACGGACTGGGCGTCCCTCACCTCGCTCGTCGACCGCGGGAAGCCTGCGGCGTCCCCGAGATCCTCCGGCCCGCGCTCCGGCATGGTGACCTCTCTTCTGGAGGTCACCCTCACCCCCGGCACCTCCCCGGAGCACTACGCCGCCGCGCTCAGGGCGGACGGGGTCCCGGCCGAGCCGGCCGCCGAGGGCATCGAATCCGGCCAGGTGATCCTCCTCGGGCTCCTCACCCTGCTGACCCTGGGGCTGACCACGGTCGCCGGGCTCGGGGTGTTCAACACGGTGATCCTCAACACCCAGGATCGGGCGCGCGACTTCGGCGTCCTGAAATCGCTGGGCGCGACACCGCGGCAGGTCCTGACGGTCGTGCTCGCCTCCATGGCCGTGCTCGGCCTGGTCGGCGGACTCATCGGACTGCCGCTGGGGCTGGCCGCCCACCATGTGGTGCTGCCGGCCATGGCCGACACAGGCGGCCTGATCCTCCCCTATGGCCTCATGGAGACCTTCCCCTGGCCGCTGATGCTCCTGTCCGTCCTGGCAGGCATCGCGATCGCCCTGCTCGGCGCCCTGATCCCGGCGGGCCGGGCGTCCCGGATCAAGACGGCTGCGGCCCTGCGCTCGGAGTGA
- a CDS encoding RNA polymerase sigma factor: protein MDEQEARFTRLYETYYRNVFGYVVLRVSSQAAEDLTGEVFTVAWRKIDEIPDQALPWLLGVARNLVRQSHGAAGRARGLVDRLAGLTTDADLHAWDVADHLIARDQALTALRALSAKEAEAVTLTAWHGLEPAEAARVAGCSRTAFVVRLHRGRRRLAKAIEASQESTARAHGRAPRPRVIQEKQ from the coding sequence GTGGACGAGCAAGAGGCCCGATTCACCCGCCTCTACGAGACGTACTACCGCAACGTGTTCGGCTACGTCGTGCTGCGGGTCTCCTCCCAGGCCGCCGAGGACCTGACGGGCGAGGTGTTCACCGTCGCGTGGCGGAAGATCGACGAGATCCCCGACCAGGCGCTGCCGTGGCTGCTGGGCGTGGCCAGGAACCTGGTCCGCCAGTCGCACGGCGCGGCGGGCAGGGCGCGCGGCCTGGTCGACCGGCTGGCCGGCCTCACCACCGACGCCGACCTGCACGCCTGGGACGTCGCCGACCACCTCATAGCCCGCGACCAAGCGCTGACCGCCCTGCGGGCCCTTTCCGCCAAGGAGGCCGAAGCGGTCACCCTGACCGCCTGGCACGGGCTCGAACCCGCGGAGGCGGCCCGTGTCGCGGGCTGCTCCCGCACCGCGTTCGTCGTCCGGTTGCACCGGGGGCGCCGGCGGCTGGCCAAGGCGATCGAGGCGTCCCAGGAGAGCACCGCGCGAGCGCACGGACGCGCCCCGCGCCCGCGAGTCATCCAGGAGAAGCAATGA
- a CDS encoding ABC transporter ATP-binding protein, whose protein sequence is MEPMVQLMDVRKEYGETAALAGVSLDIQAGQAVAVMGPSGSGKSTLLNMIAGLDRPTSGTVVVRGEDITDMGEAELARYRRRRIGMVFQFFNLLDDLPVLENVMLAAQLLGTARKQAQARAMELLDELGIADRRNAYPVVLSGGERQRVGVARALMNRPALLLADEPTGALDSRAGEQVMDLLLDLNQIGQTLLIVTHDERLATRVADRVVAFEDGRVAAEVTR, encoded by the coding sequence ATGGAGCCGATGGTCCAGCTGATGGACGTACGCAAGGAGTACGGCGAGACCGCCGCGCTCGCCGGGGTGAGCCTCGACATCCAGGCCGGTCAGGCCGTCGCGGTGATGGGCCCGTCGGGGTCGGGCAAGTCGACCCTCCTCAACATGATCGCCGGCCTGGACCGGCCCACGTCGGGCACGGTGGTGGTGCGCGGGGAGGACATCACGGACATGGGCGAGGCCGAGCTGGCCCGGTACCGGCGCCGCCGCATCGGCATGGTCTTCCAGTTCTTCAACCTGCTCGACGACCTGCCGGTGCTGGAGAACGTGATGCTGGCCGCCCAGCTGCTCGGCACCGCGCGCAAGCAGGCGCAGGCCCGCGCGATGGAGCTGCTCGACGAGCTGGGCATCGCCGATCGCCGCAACGCCTACCCGGTGGTGCTGTCGGGCGGGGAACGGCAGCGGGTCGGCGTCGCCCGCGCGCTGATGAACCGGCCCGCCCTGCTGCTGGCCGACGAGCCGACGGGCGCGCTCGACTCGCGGGCCGGCGAACAGGTCATGGACCTGCTGCTGGACCTCAACCAGATCGGCCAGACCCTGCTCATCGTCACCCACGACGAGCGGCTGGCCACCCGGGTCGCCGACCGGGTCGTCGCGTTCGAGGACGGCCGCGTGGCCGCCGAGGTGACCCGGTGA
- a CDS encoding response regulator transcription factor: protein MCANVLVAEDDPKQAELLRLYLQREGHSVVVVHDGRAAIDEARARRPDIVLLDVMMPGVDGLDVCRGLRAESDVPVLMLTARSTEDDLLRGLDLGADDYVTKPYSPRELMARVRTLLRRTGRGSGEQVYRVGGITVDPERHTVLADGREVECTPAEFRLLEALAERPGRVLTRVQLLEHLHGFDRFITERTVDVHVKNLRKKIEPQPRRPVRLCTVYGVGYKLVGDRAP from the coding sequence ATGTGCGCGAATGTCCTGGTCGCGGAGGACGACCCCAAACAGGCGGAGCTGCTGCGCCTCTATCTCCAGCGCGAGGGGCACTCCGTGGTCGTCGTCCACGACGGGCGGGCCGCGATCGACGAGGCTCGCGCGCGCCGCCCCGACATCGTGCTGCTGGACGTGATGATGCCGGGGGTCGACGGCCTCGACGTGTGCCGCGGGCTGCGCGCCGAGTCCGACGTCCCGGTGCTCATGCTGACCGCCCGCTCGACGGAGGACGACCTGCTGCGCGGCCTCGACCTCGGCGCCGACGACTACGTCACCAAGCCCTACAGCCCGCGCGAGCTGATGGCCCGGGTGCGCACGCTGCTGCGGCGGACCGGGCGGGGGAGCGGCGAGCAGGTGTACCGGGTCGGCGGCATCACGGTGGACCCCGAACGGCACACGGTCCTCGCGGACGGGCGCGAGGTCGAGTGCACGCCCGCGGAGTTCCGCCTCCTGGAGGCGCTGGCCGAGCGGCCGGGCCGGGTGCTCACCCGGGTGCAGCTCCTGGAGCACCTGCACGGCTTCGACCGCTTCATCACCGAGCGCACCGTCGATGTGCACGTGAAGAACCTGCGCAAGAAGATCGAGCCGCAGCCGCGGCGGCCGGTCCGGCTGTGCACCGTGTACGGCGTCGGATACAAGCTGGTCGGCGACCGTGCGCCATAG
- a CDS encoding response regulator, producing MTRVLIADDQTLVRGGFRMILSRSGIEVVGEAADGLEAVSAARRLRPDVVLMDIRMPGMDGLEATRRVLADDPACRVLILTTFDLDRYVYSALAAGASGFLLKDVTPEHLVASVKLVETGDALLAPSITRRLVERFARPAPAPQGLDVLTPREKEVLRLVGGGLSNTELAAHLHLSEATVKTHVTRIFAKLGLRDRAQAVVVAYESGLVVPGPPE from the coding sequence GTGACGCGGGTGCTGATCGCCGACGACCAGACACTGGTGCGCGGCGGGTTCCGGATGATCCTCAGCAGGTCCGGGATCGAGGTGGTCGGGGAGGCCGCCGACGGGCTGGAGGCGGTGTCCGCCGCGCGGCGGCTGCGGCCGGACGTGGTGCTGATGGACATCCGCATGCCCGGGATGGACGGTCTGGAGGCCACCCGCCGGGTCCTCGCCGACGACCCGGCGTGCCGGGTGCTGATCCTGACGACCTTCGACCTCGACCGGTACGTGTACTCCGCGCTCGCCGCGGGCGCGAGCGGTTTCCTGCTGAAGGACGTCACCCCCGAACACCTCGTGGCGTCGGTCAAGCTGGTCGAGACCGGGGACGCGCTGCTCGCCCCCTCCATCACCCGCCGCCTCGTCGAGCGATTCGCCCGCCCCGCGCCTGCGCCCCAGGGCCTGGACGTCCTGACCCCGCGCGAGAAGGAAGTGCTCCGCCTGGTCGGCGGCGGCCTGTCCAACACCGAACTGGCCGCCCACCTCCACCTCAGCGAGGCGACGGTCAAGACCCACGTGACCCGCATCTTCGCCAAGCTCGGCCTGCGCGACCGAGCCCAGGCGGTCGTGGTCGCCTACGAGTCGGGCCTGGTCGTCCCCGGCCCTCCCGAGTGA
- a CDS encoding CU044_5270 family protein — protein MKQDELDDLIVALKPAAVAELADDAYARRPDAARVRASAGASTVNRGVVPARRPVRRLAIAAGVTAVAAAAAALVVGLPSDGPGPGPGPGPGARHDETIDTRAFLLASAKTAAEQPAARGACWYKRTRMWQDIMPFKPGPGVPTPLGKPQRFQARTASSAEDWACTGGGTGMRFRSHGPLDIKVTFPTKKDEAAWKAAGSPPLDVNGGTTASKPLTVTYGKRSHLVNPTIGSHEIEWKTIAKLPATESALESHLRKLWRQDRRGGANGYTAPADFGQYVFVSAWDLFMAPTTPGTRAALYRILARTPSVRVTGQVKDRLGRPGVAITAQGTSVRLVVDRTSAQLLDFEDQYAALPGKPAGSEYLAFESQGWVNKIGAAPAR, from the coding sequence ATGAAGCAGGACGAACTCGACGATCTGATCGTCGCCCTGAAGCCCGCGGCGGTCGCCGAACTGGCCGACGACGCCTACGCGCGTCGTCCCGACGCGGCGCGGGTCCGTGCGAGCGCCGGCGCCTCGACCGTGAACCGGGGCGTGGTCCCGGCGCGACGACCGGTCCGGCGGCTGGCCATCGCCGCCGGCGTGACCGCCGTGGCGGCGGCCGCGGCGGCGCTGGTCGTCGGCCTGCCGTCAGACGGCCCCGGCCCCGGCCCCGGCCCCGGCCCCGGCGCTCGACACGACGAGACGATCGACACCCGCGCATTCCTGCTGGCCAGCGCGAAGACGGCCGCCGAGCAGCCCGCCGCCCGCGGGGCCTGTTGGTACAAACGGACCCGCATGTGGCAGGACATCATGCCCTTCAAACCCGGCCCGGGCGTACCGACACCTCTGGGCAAGCCCCAAAGGTTCCAGGCGCGGACCGCGAGCAGCGCCGAGGACTGGGCGTGCACTGGGGGCGGGACCGGCATGCGCTTCCGTTCACACGGACCGCTGGACATCAAGGTCACCTTCCCCACGAAGAAGGACGAGGCCGCCTGGAAGGCGGCGGGCTCGCCCCCGCTCGACGTCAACGGCGGCACGACCGCCTCGAAACCGCTCACGGTCACCTACGGCAAGCGCTCGCACCTGGTGAACCCCACCATCGGGTCCCACGAGATCGAATGGAAGACGATCGCGAAGCTGCCGGCGACCGAGAGCGCCCTGGAGAGCCACCTGCGCAAGCTGTGGCGGCAGGACCGCCGGGGCGGCGCGAACGGCTACACCGCCCCGGCCGACTTCGGCCAGTACGTCTTCGTCAGCGCCTGGGACCTGTTCATGGCCCCGACCACGCCCGGCACCCGGGCGGCCCTCTACCGGATCCTGGCGCGCACCCCGTCCGTCCGCGTCACCGGCCAGGTCAAGGACCGACTGGGCAGGCCCGGCGTGGCCATCACCGCCCAGGGCACCAGCGTGCGGCTGGTCGTGGACCGTACGAGCGCCCAGCTCCTCGACTTCGAGGACCAGTACGCCGCCCTCCCCGGCAAGCCGGCTGGCAGTGAGTACCTGGCCTTCGAGAGCCAGGGGTGGGTGAACAAGATCGGAGCCGCCCCCGCCCGCTGA
- a CDS encoding sensor histidine kinase → MRLVASSVLIAVCSIVATAWLAARSTSGEIRQRQGRTLARDARINDALLGYAASHPHWDGVGETVRGLARQSDQRVALATEDGTRIADSAAGRPPLPARPSAVVDPLAVDVSLGPGAATDRIDARAAGPFRLPDPERVRLRREVDAQAACLRREGQRATVVVGPGGRPYLRREGGPTSPAPGTNPPGAPVGAPSGHGPSTSRAALARPSGGGAFRLAEVAETPSAAVPPTPRPSSPTEPVEKSQQPGNTPGAPPGVPTRAPGAQTVAPGGRPADRPTAEPEPAVPPASCSPDAPGPTTTEKRALTQLAALVRQCRGSQVDVWLDETGTPAAPASAAECLATARRTQLKSYVAPAALLYIGSSEDRTPAIDPYGIAGVTAVILVLAVGISVLVATRLARPVRAVTAAARRMRAGDGSARVAMRAKGEVGELGAAFNEMSEHLDRMERQRKAMVSDVSHELRTPLSNIRGWLEAAQDGVADLGPALTASLVEEATLLQHIVDDLQQLALADVGKLRLHPEPVDVADLVEQIATVYRAAAEAAELVLTAEVTGRPHLDADPVRLRQAVGNLLANAVRYTPAGGRVGLSAHADGDDVLIEVADTGPGIAPEHLPHLFDRFWRAEKSRSRQTGGSGLGLAIVRQLAEAHGGSAAVRSAPGQGATFTLRLPRAPDHA, encoded by the coding sequence GTGCGACTGGTCGCCAGCTCGGTACTGATCGCGGTGTGCTCGATCGTTGCGACCGCGTGGCTGGCGGCGCGCAGCACGTCCGGCGAGATCCGGCAGCGGCAGGGCCGGACGCTCGCTCGCGACGCCCGGATCAACGACGCGCTGCTCGGCTACGCGGCGAGCCACCCGCATTGGGACGGCGTCGGGGAGACCGTGCGCGGGCTGGCCCGGCAGAGCGACCAGCGGGTCGCGCTGGCGACCGAGGACGGCACCCGGATCGCGGACTCGGCGGCAGGCCGGCCGCCGCTGCCGGCGCGCCCCTCGGCCGTCGTCGACCCGCTCGCCGTCGACGTCTCGCTGGGGCCCGGTGCGGCCACCGACCGGATCGACGCGCGTGCGGCCGGCCCGTTCCGGCTGCCGGATCCCGAGCGGGTGCGGCTGCGGCGGGAGGTCGACGCGCAGGCGGCGTGCCTGCGCCGCGAGGGCCAGCGCGCCACGGTCGTCGTCGGGCCCGGCGGCCGCCCGTACCTCCGCCGCGAGGGCGGTCCGACCAGCCCGGCACCGGGCACGAACCCTCCGGGCGCGCCCGTCGGCGCACCATCCGGACACGGTCCTTCAACATCGCGAGCCGCGCTTGCGCGACCGTCCGGTGGCGGAGCGTTTCGGCTCGCCGAAGTCGCCGAGACGCCGTCGGCCGCGGTCCCGCCGACGCCGAGACCTTCCTCGCCGACCGAGCCCGTGGAGAAGTCGCAGCAGCCGGGGAACACGCCCGGCGCGCCGCCCGGCGTGCCGACCCGGGCGCCCGGCGCGCAGACCGTCGCGCCCGGCGGCAGGCCGGCGGACCGGCCCACCGCGGAGCCGGAGCCCGCGGTGCCGCCCGCGTCGTGCTCGCCGGACGCACCCGGGCCGACCACGACCGAGAAGCGCGCGCTCACCCAGCTCGCCGCCCTGGTCCGGCAGTGCCGCGGAAGCCAGGTCGACGTGTGGCTGGACGAGACCGGCACGCCGGCCGCTCCGGCGTCGGCCGCCGAGTGCCTGGCCACCGCGCGCCGCACCCAGCTGAAGTCCTACGTCGCGCCGGCCGCGCTGCTCTACATCGGCTCGTCGGAGGACCGCACGCCCGCCATCGACCCGTACGGCATCGCGGGGGTCACCGCGGTGATCCTCGTCCTGGCGGTCGGGATCAGCGTCCTCGTCGCCACCCGGCTGGCGCGGCCGGTGCGGGCGGTCACCGCGGCGGCCCGGCGGATGCGGGCCGGCGACGGCTCGGCGCGGGTCGCGATGCGCGCCAAGGGCGAGGTCGGCGAGCTGGGCGCCGCGTTCAACGAGATGTCCGAGCACCTGGACCGCATGGAGCGGCAGCGCAAGGCGATGGTCAGCGATGTGTCGCACGAGCTGCGCACGCCGCTGAGCAACATCCGGGGCTGGCTGGAGGCCGCCCAGGACGGCGTGGCCGACCTGGGCCCGGCGCTGACCGCTTCGCTGGTCGAGGAGGCCACGCTGCTGCAGCACATCGTCGACGACCTCCAGCAACTCGCGCTCGCCGACGTGGGCAAGCTGCGGCTGCACCCCGAGCCGGTCGACGTGGCCGATCTGGTCGAGCAGATCGCGACCGTCTACCGGGCCGCGGCCGAGGCCGCCGAGCTGGTGCTGACCGCCGAGGTGACCGGTCGGCCGCACCTGGACGCCGATCCGGTACGGCTGCGGCAGGCGGTCGGCAACCTGCTCGCCAACGCGGTCCGCTACACGCCGGCCGGCGGACGGGTGGGCCTGAGCGCGCACGCCGACGGCGACGACGTGCTGATCGAGGTCGCCGACACCGGGCCGGGCATCGCGCCCGAGCACCTGCCGCACCTCTTCGACCGGTTCTGGCGGGCCGAGAAGTCGCGCAGCCGGCAGACGGGCGGCAGCGGACTGGGCCTGGCCATCGTGCGGCAGCTGGCCGAGGCGCACGGAGGCTCCGCCGCGGTGCGCAGCGCGCCGGGCCAAGGCGCGACGTTCACCCTGCGACTGCCCCGCGCACCGGACCACGCCTAG
- a CDS encoding VOC family protein: protein MLTGIVIDALDVARMERFWQDATRGRTDGLRLRFVPTAKPKAGKNRLHLDLAGGPDWEAEVTRLLTLGATRVDIGQGDVPWDVLADPEGNEFCVLRPGHPGVLADSGLVAICLDVAEEDRCAQPSFWESQADWHAVESHDWGVRLRRRPTSTVSLVMGPPAAPKAARNRLRLEVAHRDRRPGEFLDAGGNEFHVTD from the coding sequence ATGCTGACCGGGATCGTGATCGACGCGCTGGATGTCGCGCGTATGGAACGCTTCTGGCAGGACGCGACGCGGGGCCGGACGGACGGCCTGCGGCTGCGGTTCGTGCCGACGGCGAAGCCGAAGGCGGGCAAGAACCGGCTCCACCTCGACCTGGCCGGAGGGCCGGACTGGGAGGCCGAGGTGACGCGCCTGCTCACACTCGGTGCGACCCGGGTCGACATCGGGCAGGGGGACGTTCCCTGGGATGTGCTGGCTGATCCAGAGGGAAACGAGTTCTGCGTGCTGCGTCCCGGGCACCCCGGAGTGCTTGCAGATTCCGGCCTCGTCGCGATCTGCCTTGACGTGGCCGAGGAGGACCGCTGCGCGCAGCCGTCCTTCTGGGAGTCCCAGGCCGACTGGCACGCGGTCGAATCCCACGACTGGGGCGTCCGGCTTCGACGGAGGCCCACCAGCACGGTCTCGCTGGTGATGGGGCCGCCTGCGGCGCCGAAAGCGGCGCGGAACAGGCTGCGACTGGAGGTCGCCCATCGCGACCGCCGACCCGGCGAGTTCCTCGACGCCGGCGGTAACGAATTCCACGTCACAGACTGA
- a CDS encoding sensor histidine kinase, whose product MLPAWLVPLLAAVPCTWALWERRRRRAELGARTWLLEREREGAARRAVDEERARVARDLHDIVSHSVSVMVVQAGAARHGVDGEAEDALLAVERTGREAMTELRHLLGVLAPAPDGDGEAFTPQPSLAHLGTLVDRIAFAGLPVDVRVTGEPCPLPAGIDATGYRIVQEALTNALKHGTPGATAEVTVSYGRRNLRLEVLNTGPSVLTGTGQAPTESRGGRGLSGLRERVAVYGGDLDARRRLGGGYRVRARIPLERP is encoded by the coding sequence ATGCTGCCCGCGTGGCTCGTGCCCCTCCTCGCCGCGGTTCCGTGCACATGGGCTCTGTGGGAGCGGCGCAGGCGCCGCGCCGAGCTCGGGGCGCGAACCTGGCTGCTGGAACGTGAACGCGAGGGCGCCGCGCGCCGGGCCGTCGATGAGGAGCGGGCCCGGGTGGCCCGGGACCTGCACGACATCGTCAGCCACAGCGTCAGCGTCATGGTCGTGCAGGCGGGCGCCGCCCGGCACGGTGTCGACGGCGAGGCCGAGGACGCGCTGCTGGCCGTCGAGCGGACCGGTCGGGAGGCGATGACCGAGCTGCGGCACCTGCTCGGTGTGCTCGCGCCCGCCCCGGACGGCGACGGTGAGGCGTTCACCCCACAGCCGTCGCTGGCGCACCTGGGGACCCTGGTCGACCGGATCGCGTTCGCGGGCCTGCCCGTCGATGTGCGGGTGACGGGCGAACCGTGCCCGCTGCCCGCCGGGATCGACGCGACCGGATACCGCATCGTCCAGGAGGCGCTCACCAACGCGCTGAAACACGGCACCCCGGGGGCGACGGCGGAGGTGACGGTGAGTTACGGGAGGCGGAACCTGCGGCTGGAGGTCCTCAACACCGGCCCGAGCGTGCTCACCGGGACGGGCCAGGCCCCGACCGAGAGCAGGGGCGGCCGGGGCCTGTCCGGGCTGCGCGAACGGGTCGCGGTGTACGGCGGCGACCTCGACGCGCGGCGGCGGCTGGGCGGCGGCTACCGGGTGCGGGCGCGGATCCCCCTGGAGCGGCCGTGA
- a CDS encoding L,D-transpeptidase codes for MRQVKIHTGVLLAAGLIAGLAGCGSSDNRRSGDGPSDADRPAAAAEPQRSGRQGGAEIATVRGRQIAVHKQKGDGATWKKLSSPNEMGATRVFLVDAKDGEWLKVLLPIRPNGSTGWVRASDVKLSSTPHRVEIDPKAFTFTVFDGDKVLRTGKVATGEGGTPTPAGRFYFTELVRPPNPNGDYGAYAFGLSGFSPTLKTFAGGPGQLAVHGTNKASALGGKVSHGCVRVGNDDITWMAKNLAIGTPVVVKK; via the coding sequence ATGCGCCAAGTCAAGATCCACACCGGCGTCCTGCTCGCCGCCGGCCTGATCGCCGGGCTGGCCGGCTGCGGCTCGTCGGACAACCGCAGATCAGGGGACGGCCCGTCCGATGCGGACCGACCGGCGGCCGCCGCCGAGCCACAGCGGTCAGGGCGGCAGGGCGGTGCCGAGATAGCGACCGTGCGCGGCCGCCAGATCGCCGTGCACAAGCAGAAGGGCGACGGCGCGACTTGGAAGAAGCTGTCCAGCCCCAACGAGATGGGCGCCACCCGGGTCTTCCTCGTCGACGCCAAGGACGGCGAGTGGCTCAAGGTGCTGCTGCCGATCCGGCCGAACGGCAGCACCGGCTGGGTCAGGGCGTCCGACGTGAAGCTGTCGTCGACGCCCCACCGCGTGGAGATCGACCCGAAGGCGTTCACGTTCACCGTCTTCGACGGCGACAAGGTGCTGCGCACCGGCAAGGTCGCCACCGGCGAGGGCGGCACCCCGACCCCGGCCGGTCGCTTCTACTTCACCGAGCTGGTCCGACCGCCGAACCCCAACGGTGACTACGGCGCGTACGCCTTCGGGCTGAGCGGTTTCTCGCCGACGCTGAAGACGTTCGCCGGCGGCCCAGGGCAGCTCGCCGTGCACGGCACGAACAAGGCGTCGGCGCTGGGCGGCAAGGTCAGCCACGGCTGCGTGCGGGTCGGCAACGACGACATCACCTGGATGGCCAAGAACCTGGCGATCGGCACGCCTGTCGTCGTCAAGAAGTGA